A stretch of the Medicago truncatula cultivar Jemalong A17 chromosome 5, MtrunA17r5.0-ANR, whole genome shotgun sequence genome encodes the following:
- the LOC11436472 gene encoding protein PIN-LIKES 2, with translation MSSSLYDMNLRSGGADLATAIVPLLKLLCLTVIGLLLANPTMQFIPKATFKLLSKLVFALFLPCLIFTELGESITLENFVDWWFIPVNVLVSTALGCLLGFVVVVICRPPPQLTRFTIIMTGFGNTGNLPLAVVGSVCHTKDNPFGKHCNTRGVAYVSFAQWVAVILVYTLVYHMMEPPMEYYEIVEEGAVTEIEEQRRALNDISRPLLVEAEWPGMEDKETEHSKTPFIARVFKSISGISSSAIPDLEIMAERDDGNNSPRSIRCLAEPKVVRRIRIVAEQTPLQHILQPPTIASLLAIIIGTVPQLKALFFGYDAPFSFITDSLEILGGAMVPSVMLILGGMLAEGPNESRLGLRTTIGIVVARLLVLPVLGIGIVALSNKLNFLVENDAMFRFVLLLQYTSPSAILLGAIASLRGYAVSEASALLFWQHVFALFSLSFYIVIYFRIIEYI, from the coding sequence atgtcaTCTAGTTTGTATGATATGAATTTGAGATCAGGTGGTGCAGATCTGGCCACTGCTATTGTACCTTTACTTAAACTCCTCTGCTTAACTGTCATTGGATTACTTCTTGCAAACCCTACAATGCAATTCATCCCAAAAGCTACCTTTAAACTCCTTAGTAAACTTGTTTTTGCTCTGTTTTTACCGTGTCTTATTTTTACCGAACTTGGCGAAAGTATTACACTTGAGAATTTTGTGGATTGGTGGTTTATTCCGGTTAATGTTCTTGTCAGTACTGCTCTTGGTTGCTTGCTTGGGTTCGTTGTGGTGGTTATATGTCGGCCACCACCTCAGTTAACTCGATTCACTATTATTATGACAGGATTTGGTAACACTGGGAATCTTCCCCTTGCTGTTGTTGGGTCTGTTTGTCATACGAAAGATAATCCGTTTGGGAAGCATTGTAACACGAGAGGTGTTGCTTATGTTTCGTTTGCTCAATGGGTTGCTGTTATTCTTGTTTATACTCTTGTTTATCATATGATGGAGCCTCCTATGGAGTATTATGAGATTGTTGAGGAAGGTGCTGTGACTGAGATTGAGGAACAACGACGCGCGCTTAATGATATTAGTAGACCGCTTCTTGTTGAAGCTGAATGGCCTGGGATGGAGGATAAAGAGACCGAACATTCTAAGACACCTTTTATTGCTAGGGTTTTTAAGAGTATTTCTGGAATTTCATCGTCCGCGATTCCTGATCTTGAAATCATGGCTGAACGCGATGATGGTAACAACAGTCCAAGGTCTATTAGGTGTTTAGCGGAGCCTAAAGTTGTTAGGAGGATTAGAATTGTTGCTGAACAAACTCCGCTTCAACATATACTTCAACCACCAACAATTGCATCTTTGTTGGCTATCATAATTGGCACAGTACCTCAATTGAAAGCTTTGTTCTTTGGATATGATGCTCCATTTTCGTTCATTACAGATAGTTTAGAGATTTTAGGTGGTGCAATGGTGCCTTCTGTGATGCTTATATTAGGGGGTATGCTTGCTGAAGGACCAAATGAGTCTAGACTTGGACTTAGAACTACTATTGGTATTGTTGTGGCAAGACTCTTGGTGCTACCTGTTCTTGGTATTGGGATTGTTGCTTTGTCGAATAAGCTAAATTTCTTGGTCGAAAATGATGCTATGTTTAGATTTGTGCTTTTGTTGCAGTACACATCACCTAGTGCTATATTACTTGGAGCTATTGCAAGCTTGAGGGGTTATGCAGTTAGTGAAGCTTCAGCACTTCTCTTCTGGCAACATGTGTTTgcccttttctctctttcattctACATTGTAATCTACTTCAGAATAATTGAATATATCTGA
- the LOC11435591 gene encoding uncharacterized protein has product MTSTALSPTLLCSFHSPLASKSSLYHLQWHIPKQVHNHYPFSSINSLSSAKPLVLSNSRRTHLCSAGRRKPTELATSSSDKEGDENLKRVLQIGLWGAEAVYILWLFLLPYAPGDPVWAISSDTVNSLVGLSLNFFFILPFVNLVGIRLIDAPVLHPMSEGLFNFVIGWTFMFAPLLFTDRKRDRYKGSLDVLWGLQMFLTNTFLIPYMAIRMNNADDDNAPIKNSKLGSIMTTGAPLVGLIGGGICLISLLWALFGRMDANFGGIVDRWEYLVGYLGSERLAYAFIWDISLYTIFQPWLIGDNLQNVQQNKVAVVKYLRYVPVVGLMAYLLCLEPKEG; this is encoded by the exons ATGACATCAACAGCTTTGTCTCCAACATTGCTATGTTCATTCCATTCACCTTTGGCCTCAAAATCATCACTCTATCATCTCCAATGGCACATACCAAAACAGGTTCACAATCACTACCCTTTCAGCTCCATCAATTCACTCTCTTCTGCAAAACCACTCGTTCTTTCCAATTCCAGAAGAACCCACTTGTGCTCCGCAGGTCGACGCAAACCCACAGAGTTGGCCACATCCTCGTCGGATAAAGAGGGAGATGAGAATCTAAAGAGAGTTCTTCAAATTGGGTTGTGGGGTGCTGAGGCTGTCTATATTTTGTGGCTCTTCTTGCTTCCTTATGCTCCT GGAGATCCTGTATGGGCTATAAGTTCAGACACAGTCAACTCTCTTGTGGGTCTTTCtctcaatttctttttcatcttgCCGTTCGTGAATCTTG TTGGCATTCGTCTGATTGATGCCCCAGTTCTTCATCCT ATGTCAGAAGGACTATTCAACTTTGTGATTGGATGGACATTCATGTTTGCCCCCTTACTGTTCACAGATCGTAAGAGAGATAGATACAAGGGGTCTCTTGATGTACTATGGGGACTACAAATGTTCCTCACAAATA CATTTTTGATCCCATACATGGCTATCCGAATGAATAATGCTGATGATGACAATGCTCcaatcaaaaattcaaaattgggTTCTATTATGACAACTGGTGCTCCTCTTGTTGGACTTATTGGTGGGGGCATATGTCTCATATCTCTATTGTGGGCTCTTTTTGGTCGAATGGATGCAAATTTTGGTGGCATAGTAGACAGATGGGAGTACTTGGTTGGTTATCTTGGTTCAGAAAGGCTGGCTTACGCCTTCATATGGGATATATCTCTGTATACAATTTTTCAGCCTTGGTTGATTGGTGACAACCTACAGAATGTTCAGCAAAATAAGGTTGCAGTAGTGAAGTATCTTAGATATGTGCCGGTTGTTGGCTTAATGGCTTATCTTCTTTGCTTGGAGCCTAAAGAGGGATAA